The nucleotide sequence GTTTGTGCCGATGAGGAGAAGAGCCAGATATGGGTCGTGGAGGATGGCACCGTGAGCAAATATGATGGCtcgtttgaggattacaaggatgAACTGATGGCAGAAATAAAGAAGGAAGTCGAAGAGTAATGCTGCTGCTCATATATATTGGCCTGCACATTGCTTATTATTCTTTGTAGAATCagctgttttcttcttcttcttaaatcCCATGTATTACTAGCAGATTTTGTTTGCTTTGGTCTACATACAGGATGttcatattctttttctttttcctgtgCATGATATTTGGATGGACAAGATGAGTTACTATATTTTTTTGCCTTTTCTATGTTAGAAGATACTGGTAATctggtactccctctgtatcaaatataagacatttttggaTACAAAGGGAGTaccaaaaaacatcttatattttggtacagagggAGTATTGTTTATTGTGTATTAGAAGTTATACTTAATGTGGGCAACTATCTGATGCATCAGTATGAAAGAAATTTGATATATTTATTAGCGGTTCAACTTAATTTATTGATCTCGGCAGTTCTTCAAGTAGGGTCATGTATTAACACCGAGTCTTCAAATGTATGGTTGGTGAAAACTGTGTCCATCTTGTATCTTGTATGCTGAAtaatactccttccgtcccataatataagagcattttttaaactagtgtagtatcaaaaacgctcttatattgagATGGATAGAGTAAATGTTAGATAGTTTTATCGCGCACGATGTAAAACACAACAAACTCTTTCTTCACGTAGCTTGTCCTAACATGTTGTTTTATCACGCTCTTGTATTTTATATTGACGATGCTGATGAAATCGTTGTTTTCCTATCATGTTTTTATATTGAGTGCTACCGAGTATCGACGGCAATCAGACATTTGTGCCCGAGAGCCCGAACGTGCCATTGGGCCTGGACTGGTTGCTGATTGGTTTTCGAAGCTTTGCCAGCCGAACAGCACGGTCGTCCCAAAAACAAAAGGGAACCACAAGAGTTCTTCTGACTCGTGTTGCACATGTACAACGTCCTGTTCCATGGCTTCTGCCGCCTGTCCTCCAAAGTCCGCCTCGACGACGCCGCGACACGGAGAGTGTCCGCCTTCCTCTGCTCTTAAGCTGTGGTCTCCTCTTCAGCCGTCCGACGCGTGATGGGCTCTGCCTGTGGATAGAGATGCGAAGAGCACCGTCTGGTCGAGCCGCCGCCATCAAATCCTAGCGGAAGCTGTTTCTGTATGGATTATGTCGACATTCAAAAGGAATCCACCGAACAAGAGTGTAGAGACGATATCGTCGAAAGGGGCCAAAAATTTATCGAGTTTTATTATATAAAACAAAAGGACCGTGACAACGCACAGGTGTTCTAACTATTAATAGTAAAGCTGCAGTCTCTTCGTTCCGAGTTATAAGATGATATAACTTTTTTCTAAACGCATTTTAGTGTATTTGCTCACTCATTTTAGTCCATGCATAGTTCATACTGAATTATCGAAAACGTCTTATCTTAGGAACAGGGTGATACTCCCCGTGTGGTATACCCCACTGTACGGACTACGGACATGAAAAGGAAACAGTAAAAAAACCGAGAAAACTAGCCATGTTGTGGAGTCCCTGAGAAAGCCGGCCTCTGAAAAATCTCGCTTTCTCCCCTCGTGCTGTCACCCGTGGTGCGCGGAGGATGCTCCCGCGTGCCCCCCACCCCCGTAGTCCTAGTAGTTAATGAATGAGCTCAGCTGAGCTGAGCTGCTCAAGCTCCTTCGTTCTCGGTCAACACCTTTTTTCCGTTCCCTCTTTGTGTTGTGTGATTCTCCGGCTGCTGCTTGGGATATCAGGACCATGGCGACCTTCGCCGGCGCGTGAGCACACTCCTTCGAGCCCCCGCTTCTCAGATCCGCTAGCTCTTCCTCGCTCCCTCTCATTTCTCGTTTCGTGCGTGGTCTGGACTGGCGTTTGAATGGTCTCTCGGGCGAATCTGTGTTGCAGGAAGCCCCACGTGAACGTCGGCACCATCGGGCACGTCGGCCACGGCAAGACCACGCTCACCGCCGCGATCACCAAGGTCAGATCCGGCGTGCTCTGGTTCGATGCCGTGCCAACGACTTGGCCGGTCCGGCTGATTTTCTGTCCGCCTGTGTGCACCTGAACTGCTGGCCGGTGTGATCTGCATTCTGAACGCATTGCATTGCATTGTTTTTTTAGGTGCTGGCCGAGGCGGGGAGCTTTCAGGTTCAGCCGGTGGCGTACGCCCAGATCGACAAGCCTCCCGAGGAGGAAGCTAGAGGAATCGCCGTCTCCATGGTCTGCTCTCGGCGCTTGCTGCCGCATCATTTTTTGGGCAGACAAGGTCAATGTTCATCTCCACTTGCAGACAAGTGCTGATTTCGGGTTGTTTTACGCAGGCTCGTGTCGAGTACGAGACCGCTAAGAGGCACTACACCCACGTGGACTGTCCGGGGCATGCCGACTACGTCAAGGTATATGATCTAGAAAAAGTACTTTTTTTTAGAGAAATAATGAATCCCATGCATGTTATATTCACAATCTGAGTGGCTGACCAGCATAATCCTTGATATCAGAATGGCTACTTACGACATCTGAACTTTGCATTCTATAGGTTTCAGCTTCCTTAATTTGTCTACCGCGCACTTCTCTGATGCTTGTATGCTTTTGATTTGCTGTGGACATTTTAGATCATGATCACGGGAGCTGCTCAAATGGATTGCGGTATTCTCGTCGTGTCAACTATGGATGGCCTGATGCCACAAACAAGGGAGCATATTATTCTAGCTCGACAGGTTAAAAAATTCTCAGCATTCGCCGCGGCAATTTGTCCCTTTATAGCATTTTCTCCTTTTCAGTCCTGAGCAGATGAACACTTCTCCTCTCTGTTTTTTAGGTTGGTGTGCCATCACTTGTTTGTTTCTTGAACAATGTTGATTTGGTTGGAGATGAAGATGAAGATTTAATAGAATTAGTGGAGATGGAGATTCGAGGTATGCTAACATTTTTCAGTTCCCCACTTTTGCTTTTGGTTGGTCGATTATGCTCCTGTGGTAAAGTAACTTTGTTGTCTCCCTTTTTCCTGCAGAGCTCCTCAGTTTCTACAAGTTCCCCGGCGATGAGATTCCTATCATCCGTGGATCTGCTTTGGTAGCCTTGGAAGGAAGAGATGAGGAGACCGGAAAGAATGCTATTTTAAAACTGATGGATGCCGTCGATTCATACATCCCAGATCCTGTGAGGGTGCTTGATAAGTCTTTCTTGATGCCAGTTGAAGGAATTTTCTCAATTCAGGTGATTAGATTTTCTGATTGCTGCACTAACCACTGTGATATACAATTATTCGTGTTACATTTTCACTCTGATGTTTGACTGTAGGAAATCCTAGCtattccgatttactcgtcgtggttttagttcaaatttaaactaaaacgaCGACGAgtaatcggaacggagggagtatctagtaCGTACGAGAATCAAAGCATCTCCATTGTTCGATGATAGGTGTACTATGAAATATGGTGTTAGGACACTTCGATAATACTAGTAGACATTCTTAATAGTTGTGTCTTCTCCCTGCAAAATAATAACAATTAGGGTGTCTTCAGTTCACATTCTGTTTAACTTAACCAGGCCCTTCAGCACTGCACTGTACCTTCAAGCGTTGAAACACATGTCTCACAATATTTGTGTACTCAATTCCAAACTTAAAAATTGTCCATCACAGTAATTATTTCTGTGTGTTCTACTGGTATAATTAGGAATGCCATTATCCTTAAGAAGTTGAGATCATCAGctccataaataaatcatacatttTGTCTTGCCTGATCTTATCATTGCCGGCTAATTCTAATATTGATTAATTGGTTTTAATTTGCAGGGTTGTGCTACTGTAGTGACCGGACGTATTGAACAAGGGATGATTGAAACTGGTGAGGATGTTGAGGTCATAGGTTTGACGGAGGTGAGTTAGAACCTGATTTATTTCTTTTATTAATGCCTGACAATGTCTCTGGCCTATGGCTGGCCTATAATGATTTTTTGCATTAATTCGATTAGTTTTATGCAACTGTTGTGTACTGCCATTTCCTATATGCACACATAAGCACTAGCTGCAACACTAGGCCAAGACTGGTGGCACTAGTTTTCTAGTTGTTCCACAAGTTTATTGCCCATTACGCTTCTACCTTGATGTACCGTGATGGGCCATATTCTTGGTCACAGGGCGATCCCGTGAAGACTACAGTTACTGGTGTTGAGATGTTCAAAAAGATGATAGATCATGGTGAGGTAATGATTATGAAAGTAGATCACACATTTTTCTTGATTGATGCCGAGTCTTAAGCGTGCAAACAACTTGTGTGCAGGCTGGTGAAAATGTTGGACTTCTTCTCCGCGGTCTTAAGCGTGGTGATGTCCATCGTGGCCAGGTTAGTAAGTGTGGTGACATAGCCATAATATGGTAGCATTCCACTAAATATAACATCAGTGACAACAATTATACTTTATACAAGTGAGGTTAAACGGTGCAGCGTAAGCAAACCGTATGACAATCGAACCAAACGGTTAGTTTAATTCTTGTAGACAttccatcaaacaccttgtgtgcatacaCCAACAAGCAAACATAGTTTGATATCCGCACACATGGTAGCCACCAAGCATTTGATTGCATCATACTTGCAAGAATAAATTGACCATAAATCAATACACCAAGATTGTCAACATATCAAAAGAACACTCAAATCAACATACACGATGCATGATTCATCTCACCATGGCACAAGTACTCACATAAGAGGAAGCATAGCAAGATAATACCAATATAGAGGTTGACACCAAGATTTACGTGGAAACACTTGTGGGGAAAACCACAGGAGGTAGCACGAGCAATCATCCACTATGGAGAACAAGATACAAGTTGAAAGCTAAAAAATACAGGAGAGGCTTCAAATCCCCTCTTAGATTTGAGCACAAAGCACTCACTTATGGGTAAATTTGGTGAGGAAACACTCACCTATCACCCTCTCAAACTCTCCCTAGCCATAACACTCTCATGGTGAAGAATAAACCACTCAAGTGGGGAAGAATACCcccaaaaggaaaaataaataccAATCTCGTGCAACAGCAGGCCGCTGACTTATAGATGACCTAACATCTCCAATCCTCATGACGGAAGTACCAAAGTGCCCCCGTGGAATTACCACATAAGTGGGCCTTCATTTGTCAACATGGACTGCACCAAATGACCTCCAAACCGGGTTATACTACAGCCATCTATCACACAGTAAGCCAGGTTCTTAGTTGAACATGTAGATATTGAATCAAAATTTACTTTTGCTCTTAGCCGTAGAGGTCTTTGGACAAACAGATGTATCAAGAAATTGCCCTCTTTTATCGCTAAAGAATCTTTGCTATGCACAGGccttttcaaatttattttctgttGCTGCAATACTTTGATTTCAGTTTGGTCTTGCATATTTGTGACACCATCTCTATGTGGTGCCTTTTCCAGTAGTATTTGCTGCTTTTATTTTATTACTGATTTCACTATGTGGTGCCTTTTCCAGTAGTATTTGCTGCTTTTATTTTATTACTGATTTCACTTGCTGACCATTTCCTACTATCAGGTGGTTTGCAAACCCGGGACTGTAAAGTCATACAAAAAGTTTGAGGCCCAAATTTACGTCCTTACCAAGGATGAAGGTGGTCGCCACACTGCCTTCTTCTCCAATTACAGACCACAATTCTACTTCAGGACAGCTGATATCGGTGGGAAAATCGAGTTGCCTCCGGACGTGAAAATGGTTATGCCTGGTGACAATATAACTGCAATCTTCGAGTTGATGTTGCCTGTTCCACTCGAACCAGGTTCGCCTACATTTCGTGCCTTTTGAGATTTTCGGCATCGGGATTTGCTCTAGTACTACTGAACCTCATCTGTCTGTTATGTGCTATGCAGGCCTAAGATTTGCACTAAGGGAAGGAGGAAGGACCGTCGGCGTCGGAGTCGTCACTGAAGTCATGAGCTAATTGTGTTCccacctctctttcttttctttggcgtAGTGAATTTTAGCAAATTAAAGAATGTTGATATGAAGGATTTGTCCGGTCGGAAACACGAGATTTTTTTTCAATAAAGAACGTTTTTTAATTATCTCAAAATATAGCATCAAACAAATACAAAACATTAAAAGTATCACCCGGTCTCTGTATAATTAGGACGCACACAGCCAAATACCTCAAAAAGGATGCACACGGTCTAAATCCCTCAAAACAAAAAAGGATGAACACAGCCAAACACCAACAGTCTAACAAAACACAAGGAAAAAACCAGACAATTCGGCAACAGTATAGTCATGTCGACCGACACTATTCCTATGTCGAAAGGTGGATTGATCCGGAGATTATGCTCCCATTCAACCTCTGTAGCCACATGGTCCAACCGCGTACACATCATCTTGAACAATGGTTGGTACTACGCTCGTTATTGTGTAGACCACATACGAAGTGAGTGCATACAACGGAAAATAACGTGAAGAGAAGAGCATTTGTGTCACCAAAAAACCAATCTACATAGCCAAATCGACTATAGTAAGGCATACAGATTGCATAGACAAGGCGGAGGACAGGCTGAGATCGCAAGACCCGATCCTCGTGTCGTATCACCAGGGCCGAACGCTCGCTCAGCCAGAGACCCTCTCGCCGATGTTTCCCCATCCGCCGCTGACGCCGAAGGAACCGGGATCTAGACGTGGCGGCAATCTCCTGGTGCGGCTGGGACGTGTCTGGGAGGGTCAGGCCCGGCGACCGCACTACCCTCCATGACCTGCGGAACCCAAGGTCTCCGGCGATGGTGGGCATGGAGGTGGCCGCCGATTTGGATCCCATCTAGATACGTCGTCAACTCTTCATACGGACATGAAAAGGCATTGTTGTTGCAGGTCACGTGAACTCGATCGAGATGTTCCGGGGGAAACCCGTGATCTGGGTCTACCTGATCAGACGATGACTGCGCCTTCGGTCAGGGGCGGAGTAAGGATTTAGGTATAGGGGGGAGGGGCAAGCCAAGTTGGTAAAAAATCATGCAATGCAAAAAAAAGTCCCCCTTTAAAGTAATGTTTTGTCTAAACACTGTTAAAACATAGCtactttatattattttaaatttacctctacaattgctaacacgatCAAAATACAAATAATTCACCGAAAGATAACCTAGTTGCTAGGTAATTCTCTATGTATGAATATTTTCATGTAATTTTGAAACAAATTGTCTCCTACTTCACTTGGATTGGTAACTTCCACGTTGGCCTTATTAAGAATTGCAATAGGCCGAGATCTTGAAATAATATACTTGAAAATTGATTTAATTTTTATAGTGTGTGGCCGTGTTTTTGTCTTCATTAGCACATTGTAGATCAGACAATCAACGGATATTAAAATTGAATTAGCATTACAGATCACACcatcaaaatattttttttgaaaaggaggatagccccggcctctgcatcaggacGATGCATGCATCCATATATTATTAAAAGTGCAAGATTCAGCAGCAGAACAACATCGACCCGGAAATAAGTTGGAAAACAAACCCTGACACCATATACCTCGCGACAGTACTTCCCCTAGATAGCCACTAATTCCTATGATACAAGACACAACATAAACCAAAATACACAACTCGATCCTAGGctatgccttcaagaaggaaacgccGCACGTGCACTAGTGATGGCGGGACCACCACAAGGTTATACGAGTCGAACCAATCTTAggtttgagctcgttatagtaacgagtcgagttgagctagctcgttaacggaacgagctctagcgagtcgagccgagctggctcgactcggctcgaattcctgCCCTAACCGCACCTAAAGCGTGCTCTCTCACTTCCTCAACGTCCCCATCCATGAGGTTTTGATccatgaaatactttttccgccgccacaagcctctgttcttgagagatcccatctggagatcTTCTCTggtactccgtcggagggggaaacaATCTCGGAGTTTTTTTTCATCATCCTTGCTTcctcttcgatgatgcatgagtagattaccacagacctacgagtccatagttagtagctagatagctttttctctttttttgattctcaatacaatattttgcttgttgttcttggagatctattcgatgtaatgactctttgtggtgtgtttgttgggatccggtgaattgtgagtttatgatcagacctatccgtgaatattatttggtttttctctgaactcttttatgctcTCTTCAGTTCTTTTGTGCTCTCTCCAGTTCTTTTAGTCCCACTCTTTTGTGCTCTCTCCAGTTCTTTTACTTCGCATATAAGATCTTGTGTTTCCACCGGAGTGCATAAACTCGTCGCTGAAGCCGTCTGTATCATCCGCACTTATCTGTCTACCGACACCTCGATAGCCGGATACCTCTGGAGGAGACAACAGAAGACAAAGACGTCCCATACCACCTGCCTCCTACTACTGTCGCACCACCTTCGATCTGACAGCAAAAGGCTAAACATGACACATCCGCCAGAGCCACCGTGCATCACCTGCCGGTAGCATGCATGACTtgatgtctccatataagatgccgtgcgtagtgatgtctactacacaacttgttcttgtagattcatgttgggccttcaagcgcagaattttctaggacagtagcaaatttccctcaagtggatgacctaaggtttatcaatctgtgggaggtgttggatgaagatggtctctctcaaacaaccctgcaaccaaataataaaaagtctcttatgtccctaacacaccaaatacaatggtaaattgtatgggtgcactagttcggcgaatagatggtgatacaagtgtaatatggataatagatattgatttttgtaatagtaacaataaaagaacagcaaggtagcaattgataaaacggagcacaaacggtattgcaatgctttaaaatgaggcctagggttcgtacttttgctagtgaaatctctcaatggtgctaatataattggatcatataaccagcCCTCAATGTGCGATGGAGaaccactccaaagttcctatctagcggagaacgtaagaagaaattgtttgtagggtacggaaccacctctaAGCTATTTTTTCGATCattctatcctagagttcatactaaaataacaccaagctattctttccgattgatctaaccaagagtttgtactaaaataacaccatatgatacacatcaaccaactctaatgtcacatagatactccaatgtcaccgccagtatccgtgagttgattatatgatatgcatcaaacaatttcagattcataatactcaatccaacacaaaaaacttcaaagagtgccccaagatttctatcggagaaacaaagacgagaacgtgcatcaaacctatgcatagattaccccaatgtcaccttggaaATCCGCGAGTTTAGTGCCAAAACACCTATCaaatgaatcaatatgataccccattgtcaccatgggtattcatagcaagacatacattaagtgttctcaaatccataaaagtattcaatccgataagaattGAATCTCaagagggaaaactcaattcatcacaacaagatagagaggggaaaacaccatatgatttgactatattaacaaagcccgtgatacatgaAGATCATGCCAtctcaaaaacacgagagagagagagagagagagagagagagagagagagagagagagagagagagagagagagagagagagagagagagagagggagattaaacacatagctactggtacaaactccctcctcatcatggtggccgccgggatgatgaatatggctaCTGGTGACGATTTCTcatccggcagggtgctggaacggggtaTAGATTggcttttcgtggctacagagtcttgcggcggcgaaacttctgatctagggttatttctgatggtttctcttaTAGGATTTTTCAGCATGGGAATCATGCGAAGATGgccctcgaggtgagcacaacccaccacacCTCGGGTTGGgctccaggcatgccctggtgggttgtgccctccttgtggctcttctggccctcccacgaagcatcgggggtctcttttgttccaaaaaaatcatcaaaaagttacagctcatttggagaactttcatttctgcacaaaaacaacaccacag is from Triticum aestivum cultivar Chinese Spring chromosome 1B, IWGSC CS RefSeq v2.1, whole genome shotgun sequence and encodes:
- the LOC123099179 gene encoding elongation factor Tu, mitochondrial-like, translating into MATFAGAKPHVNVGTIGHVGHGKTTLTAAITKVLAEAGSFQVQPVAYAQIDKPPEEEARGIAVSMARVEYETAKRHYTHVDCPGHADYVKIMITGAAQMDCGILVVSTMDGLMPQTREHIILARQVGVPSLVCFLNNVDLVGDEDEDLIELVEMEIRELLSFYKFPGDEIPIIRGSALVALEGRDEETGKNAILKLMDAVDSYIPDPVRVLDKSFLMPVEGIFSIQGCATVVTGRIEQGMIETGEDVEVIGLTEGDPVKTTVTGVEMFKKMIDHGEAGENVGLLLRGLKRGDVHRGQVVCKPGTVKSYKKFEAQIYVLTKDEGGRHTAFFSNYRPQFYFRTADIGGKIELPPDVKMVMPGDNITAIFELMLPVPLEPGLRFALREGGRTVGVGVVTEVMS